One stretch of Alcaligenes aquatilis DNA includes these proteins:
- a CDS encoding FecR family protein, with protein MSVSHSLPIPDDPHDAAAFWFARVRGGLMQEGDQTLLEQWLEQAPRHAQAYQDMEAMWSIAQATPDAAFKARLAQNTRPRAPQWGRRAFIAGLGSACAAAAGVAVLGPQRWLESEQYAQRYISRKGERLEQTLPDGSLISLNTDSAVHVSFYQSERRVVLEKGEAFFQVRSEVARPFNVDAGRAVIRVTGTRFNVRRDTDTVDVAVESGSVRVQSGPWWNSAYYDLVGQQGLRLGSGRFATVQSRNIEQMLAWRQGKAIFDAEPLEHIVAELNRYKEPGIVLHSPSLRGLRVTGVFNVNDPQAFLEVLPSLAPVVIVQGPDGRWGIAAR; from the coding sequence ATGAGCGTATCCCATTCACTTCCTATTCCTGATGATCCCCATGACGCCGCTGCGTTCTGGTTTGCGCGCGTGCGAGGTGGCTTGATGCAGGAGGGGGATCAGACGCTGCTTGAGCAATGGTTGGAACAGGCTCCGCGTCATGCGCAGGCCTATCAGGACATGGAAGCCATGTGGTCGATTGCGCAGGCAACACCGGATGCCGCTTTCAAGGCACGCTTGGCACAGAACACTCGCCCTCGGGCACCGCAATGGGGGCGCAGAGCGTTTATCGCAGGTTTGGGAAGTGCCTGTGCGGCGGCCGCGGGAGTCGCTGTTCTGGGGCCGCAGCGTTGGCTGGAAAGTGAGCAGTATGCCCAGCGTTATATCAGCCGCAAGGGTGAACGTCTTGAGCAGACCTTGCCGGATGGATCGCTGATCAGTCTGAATACTGACAGCGCGGTGCACGTTTCCTTCTATCAGTCCGAGCGCCGTGTCGTGCTGGAAAAAGGGGAGGCTTTCTTCCAGGTACGCTCCGAGGTCGCTCGGCCTTTTAATGTCGATGCGGGCCGGGCGGTGATACGGGTGACGGGCACTCGTTTTAACGTGCGACGAGACACGGACACGGTTGATGTGGCGGTTGAATCCGGTTCGGTGCGCGTACAGAGCGGACCCTGGTGGAACAGCGCCTATTACGACTTGGTGGGTCAGCAAGGACTGCGATTGGGAAGTGGCCGTTTTGCGACTGTGCAATCAAGAAATATCGAGCAGATGCTGGCTTGGCGGCAGGGGAAGGCGATTTTTGATGCCGAGCCACTGGAACATATCGTGGCTGAGCTCAATCGCTACAAGGAGCCAGGCATCGTGCTGCACAGCCCTTCATTGCGTGGGCTGCGAGTGACAGGTGTCTTCAATGTGAATGACCCCCAGGCTTTTCTGGAAGTCCTGCCCTCATTGGCACCCGTGGTGATTGTGCAAGGGCCGGATGGCCGATGGGGTATTGCGGCTCGTTAG
- a CDS encoding sigma-70 family RNA polymerase sigma factor, whose amino-acid sequence MSRFSSSRKTWLVHYHELVKTWTRRSSNSVDGEDVAHDAIAGMLEQDAARISNPRAYLHRSAANSLIQRQKREQPALTIPLQDLSEQDHPVVSGAEEAAYCGQLSEALLAALDELPPVCQQVFSCHRLEGWTVPEIASHLGLSVSSVEKYLTRSMRHLQLKLQQFSS is encoded by the coding sequence ATGTCGCGTTTTTCGTCCTCACGTAAAACTTGGCTCGTGCATTACCACGAGCTGGTCAAGACGTGGACGCGGCGTTCATCAAACAGCGTTGACGGGGAAGATGTGGCCCACGATGCCATTGCCGGAATGCTGGAGCAAGATGCAGCCCGGATTAGTAATCCCAGGGCTTATTTGCACCGCAGTGCGGCCAATAGTCTGATACAGCGACAAAAGCGGGAGCAGCCCGCTTTAACGATTCCCTTGCAAGATCTGAGCGAACAGGATCACCCCGTGGTATCGGGCGCCGAGGAGGCGGCCTATTGCGGGCAGCTTTCGGAAGCCTTGTTAGCGGCCCTGGATGAATTGCCACCTGTCTGTCAGCAGGTGTTTTCCTGCCACAGGCTGGAAGGCTGGACTGTGCCCGAGATCGCCAGTCATTTAGGTTTGTCTGTTAGTTCGGTAGAAAAGTACCTGACCCGCAGCATGCGTCATTTGCAGCTTAAGTTGCAGCAGTTTTCCTCTTAA
- a CDS encoding fumarylacetoacetate hydrolase family protein — MSTVIPAPAMAALNVQGSEQVFPVRRIYCVGRNYVEHAQEMGFTGREDPFFFCKPADSILNVLPGQVCDMPYPSRTQDLHHEIELVVALSQGGRDLTVEQAAECVWGYAVGLDMTRRDLQTQAKKAGRPWEVGKAFDHSAPTGPLVPRSRIGELSQGAITLDVNGERRQTGDLNQLIWNVAESIAYLSGLFELVPGDIIFTGTPAGVGSVERGDVMHGAIDGLGSIDVRLV; from the coding sequence ATGAGCACGGTTATCCCCGCGCCGGCAATGGCGGCATTGAACGTACAGGGCAGTGAGCAGGTTTTTCCTGTGCGCCGCATTTATTGCGTCGGCCGCAATTACGTCGAGCACGCACAGGAAATGGGTTTTACCGGTCGAGAAGATCCTTTCTTCTTTTGCAAACCGGCGGACTCCATTTTGAATGTGCTGCCCGGCCAAGTCTGCGACATGCCGTACCCCTCTCGCACCCAGGATCTGCACCACGAGATCGAACTCGTCGTTGCCTTGTCCCAGGGCGGGCGTGATCTTACGGTCGAGCAGGCTGCTGAATGTGTGTGGGGATACGCGGTGGGTCTGGACATGACCCGCCGAGATTTGCAGACGCAAGCCAAAAAAGCCGGTCGTCCTTGGGAAGTGGGCAAAGCTTTTGACCATTCCGCACCGACCGGCCCTCTGGTGCCACGCAGCCGTATTGGTGAGCTATCCCAAGGTGCGATCACCCTGGACGTCAACGGCGAGCGTCGTCAGACCGGCGATTTGAACCAGCTGATTTGGAATGTGGCTGAGTCCATCGCTTATCTGTCGGGTCTGTTCGAGCTGGTCCCTGGTGACATTATCTTCACTGGAACCCCAGCCGGTGTCGGCTCGGTGGAACGAGGCGATGTGATGCACGGGGCGATCGACGGTCTGGGCAGCATAGACGTGCGTCTGGTCTGA
- the ppa gene encoding inorganic diphosphatase, with amino-acid sequence MSLAQVPAGKKLPDEINVVIEIPMNSDPVKYEVDENGVVFVDRFMLTAMHYPCNYGYVPQTISDDGDPVDVLVIAPFPIQIGAVIPCRPIGVLHMDDEAGGDAKLLAVPTDKLYPLYRNVKSPEDLQPEELERIKHFFEHYKDIEKGKWVKVKGWEGIEAAKKELVDGAKRFADGQAK; translated from the coding sequence ATGAGCCTCGCCCAAGTACCTGCTGGCAAAAAACTGCCTGACGAGATCAACGTAGTCATCGAAATCCCCATGAACTCGGACCCCGTCAAATATGAAGTTGACGAGAACGGCGTGGTTTTTGTGGATCGCTTCATGCTGACCGCCATGCACTACCCTTGCAACTACGGCTACGTTCCGCAAACCATTTCGGACGATGGCGACCCGGTTGACGTGCTGGTGATCGCTCCTTTCCCCATCCAGATCGGTGCCGTGATCCCTTGCCGTCCTATTGGCGTGCTGCACATGGACGACGAGGCAGGTGGCGATGCCAAACTGCTGGCTGTGCCTACCGACAAGCTGTATCCCCTGTACCGCAACGTGAAATCGCCTGAAGACCTGCAGCCTGAAGAGCTGGAGCGCATCAAGCACTTTTTCGAGCACTACAAAGACATCGAAAAAGGCAAATGGGTCAAGGTCAAGGGCTGGGAAGGTATCGAAGCTGCCAAGAAAGAACTGGTAGACGGTGCCAAGCGTTTTGCTGACGGCCAGGCAAAATGA